The Gallus gallus isolate bGalGal1 chromosome 5, bGalGal1.mat.broiler.GRCg7b, whole genome shotgun sequence region TTGATGGTTTTAACCTCCAGAGTGCCTTCCCTGCCCAGGCATTGTGTTCTCCAAAGGCGTGCTGTACCTGTGTGGTGGATGGCCCGGTAGGAGCTGCTCTCGAGGGCGGCGTTGCTGATGATGGAGAAGTGAAGCCCATAGCAGGTGACCGTGCTCAGCGTAGCAATGGacagccccaggagctgcaaGGGAAGGTTGGCATCAAGGGAGTTACAAGGCGTCAAGGTCCCATTGAGTGGCACACAGCCTCAGTGTCCAACAGCAGGCGTGTGGCCCCAGATGCAATTAAAAGGACAAATCCTGGACACACACTAAAACGATCGTTTCTGAGACTAACTACTTCTGAACTGCAGCAATTTCTGCTTACAAATAATCAAATTCATGGCACCTACAGATTCCTCATGCTGTGTATTACTGCCTATCTCAAGCCACACCCAGCAAAATGCTATGTGAAACCCCAGTTAGCTCAGATTGCTGAGGAATACCAGCCTCAATGAGCCcccaaggcagcagcactgcactcctGGCTGTGTagcagctgctcctctgagCATGTTGGGTAGCAGTCCTCCTGTGCCTCCCCAGGTTACTTGCAAGTATTAGCTTTTAATTACATTCTTTCTAAGTCACCAACCCTTTCTGAACTAAACACAGGAGATTTTATTCTTAAGATTGGAAGTTTCTATGAGCTGCATAGGCAACAAGCCTGCACAGCTCAGAAGTGCCCAGGAGAAGCATTCCCAATGTCCACGTTTTCCCATCAGCAGTGTCGTTGCCCCTGATCTCCCCCTGAGGCATCAGGAAGCTCCCATTAGATTTGCCTCAGAAGCTGATAGAAAGGCTCCCCAGgactgcttttgctttgcataCAGATCCCAACCCCACTGGCCACCCCAACCTCACGGTCACCCCAACCCCATTGGCCACTCAATCCCTTGGCCACTCGGCTCCATCAgccaccccaaccccatggcCACTCAACCCCATCTAAGCAGACACCATCAGCCACACTCCAATTGGAGCCCTGCATTTCCACACCCTCACCCATCCCACTACTGGTGACCGCTCTCCTAGAAGCAAGCAGAATGACACCGGGACTCTTGTTTAGACCCCCAAACACAGAAGCCAACACATTTCATTGCTGAAAACCaccctttctgttttcctttctccttcgGGCTGCGAAGCTGTGGTGGCAGAGCAGTAGCCCCAGCAAGCCAGAAGTCTATCAGCTCACGGAACGGTGCTGGTGGCCTGTGATAACCACTCAGCACTGTGAtaactccagcagctcactcTGCTTGCCCCTCCACGCCCCAAAAAACAGAACATGGGAAAACTGCCCTTCTCCAAGTGCTTAAAACAGCCATCCTCTTCCTCACCCCAGTTTTTCAGAGATCCCCCCCAAAAAGCCGCATGCTTACCGCGACACAGAGGCTGGCAACCATCAGCTGGCACTTGGTGCTCCTCATCCCGTGCCTCAGCCCCACGGCTCTGTCCCCGTGGGGCTGCCCGCTGGTCCCCCCAGCTCCTGATAAGGCACCGGAGGAGGCACAGCCGCAGTGGGGCCTCTCGGGAAGTGcagttcctcctcctcctgccttgcGTTAACTCTTGCCCAAAACAGCGGGCTCCCCACAGCGTTTTGGAAACTTTTCAAGCGAGAGTCAGTGTCAAAATACccatttttctccccccacacgCACATACATTgtccctccctcctttctcctcACCCTGATCCACCCCACCCTGAATCCACAGCTGTGGTAGGGGGGTATGAGAATGGCTGTGAGCCGGTGCTTAGCTCTGAGTTGGAGCTActgagctggtgggagctgAGGTGGGCTTGGGGTGCTGCTTCTCCCAGTCCTTGGTGCTTGGAGTGCTCGTGAAGTTGGGTTGGCCATGGAGTTGAGTGGCCATGGGGGGTTGGAGTGGCCAATGGGGCTGGGGTGGCCAGTGGGAGGTGGCAGATAGAGTTGAGGTGGCCAGTGCAGTTGAGTGGCCATGGTGTTGGGGTGGCCATGGGAGTTGAGTGGCCATGGGGGGGTTGGAGTGGCCAATAGGGTGGAAGTGGCTCATGAGGTTGAGTGGCCATGGGGTTGAGGTGGCCATGGGGTTGAGGTGGCCCATGCAATTGAGTGGCCATGGTGTTGGGGTGGCCACGGGAGTTGAGTGGCCAAAGGTGTTGGGGTGGCCAATGGGGTTGTTGAGGTGGTCCACGAGGTTGAGTGGCCATAGTGTTGAGGTAGCTATGGGAGCCGAGTGACCAATGGGGTTGGGGTGGCCATGGGGGTTGGGGTGGCCATGGGGTTTGAGGTGGCCATGGATGTTGAGTGGCCACGGGGTTGGAGTGGCACAAAAATGCAGATCTGGGGAGGACAGTGCCAGGTCCAGGGATGCCTTCTGCATGGGTTTGTGCTTCAAAGCTTGCAGGGTGCATCTTTCCTGATGTTAAAATGGTAAAGAAGTCTGAAGAGCAACCTGACTAAAGGGTGACTCGGTGGCTGATACCTTAACTATGTGCAGCTTCAGAGTCAGggtgaagcagagcagagcataGTCGCAGCCCTCCCATATGACAAAGAATGGGGGAAGAGATAAAACCGTCCCACATCAGCGGCTGCAgtaaagcaacaacaacaaaaaaaagaacaaaagagatGGGcgggaaaaggaaggaagatgcATCTTGCAGAGCAAAGATACGCAAGAGAAAGCGTGTTGCACAGGAAAAAGCGTGACACCGCTCCCTCCTCACCGCTCTCTTATGATGCCCCTCTGGTGCGGGCTCCGGAGGTGCCCCCAGAGCGGCCGCAGCAGAAACCCGAAGGAACCCGAAGGTGGCGGCAGCGCGGGGCAGAGTTCCGCGCTAGGGGGCCCCATAGTCCCGCACAACGCTCCGACGGCCGCCGCCGGGAGGGGTCCGCGGCGCCCCGTACACGAACGGGAGAGACGAGGGGGGGTGGGTGGACAAAGCACCGCGGGGTCCGCTGGGGAAAGCGGGTCGACGGCGGCGCGGAGTGCCCTAAAGGGGCTGCGCTCCCTCCTTCCGACTCAGGTGCTTCGGGGTGACCGCCGCCTCCCCGGGCCGCTTTGGCGGCGTGGAgtggggggaggatgggggggggatggggcgGAGCGCGAGGGTGCCCCACCCCGGGGAGCGGGCTGAAATGAACCCGGCtatttgaataaataaagacaaactggagcgggagggggggggggggggtgggtagGAGCGGAGGGGTGTTACCGGCGGCTGCGGTGCCACGCGCCGGACGCGCgcgggggggttggggggagcgCGCGGCGACGCgcgcgcggggcgggcgcgcGTGGCGCGGCGCGTGCGGCCGCGGGGGCTcgcgagcggcggcggcggcgttGATAAGCAGCGCGCGGGCCGCGCGGCCGCAGCAGAGGCGCGGAGCGGTGCTGGGAAGGAGACGGGGGTGGGCAGAGCGGCCCCCGCGCCCCGCGATAGGGATTTCTGTTTGTGTTGGGTTCgtttcccactttttttttttcttccccccccgttttgtatttttttaaactttgttttttaatttattttttatttgcgttttttttttttttttggtaactcCCGTTTTATTTGCATTCTACTCCCACTTTTATTTGcgtttttttctctgcatttgaCATTCTTTTGGCGTCTAACTCGCGCTTTCTGCACccttattgcatttttttaatctcattttcaaTCTTTTTGCTTTCTACTCGCATTTTCCTTTGCGTCTTACCCGCTTTTTTTttcgctttttttttcttgcacctTACTCGCATTTTTATTTCCGTCTCgcaggtacttttttttttctttttaagttgttattgtttttcctttttccatcttAATTCACCTCTCCGCTCCCCTTCCCCAACCCCTCCCGGCGCTGCCGCGCTCCCCATCCCCGCCGCCGTGGCCCCTCGGCGATGAACGGCGgtgccccgccgccgccccccgccgccgcctcacgctgccgccgccgccccgcctcTCCGGAGCTGCTGCGCTGCAAGCGCCGCTTGGCCTTCGCCTCCCTCTCGGGCGGCGGCACCGCGGCGGCGGCCGTGGCCCGGCGCAACGAACGGGAGCGCAACCGCGTGCGGTTGGTCAACCTGGGCTTCGCCGCTCTACGGCAGCACGTCCCCCACGGGACCGCCAGCAAGAAGCTGAGCAAGGTGGAGACGCTGCGCTCCGCCGTCGAGTACATCCGAGCCCTCCAGAGGCTCCTCGACGAACACGACGCCGCCGCCGCGTTCCCCGACGGCCGAGCGGGCCGctccgcggggcgggcggccgtCGGGGAAAGCGGAGGCGGTAGCGGCTATTCCTCCGCCTCGCCCTGTTCCTCCGAGGAGAGCGGCTACGAGCCGGTGCTCAGCCCCGAGGAGCAGGAACTGCTGGATTTCACCAGCTGGCTTGGGAGCTACTGAGCTGGCGGGAGGTGAGGTGGGCTTGGAGTACTCCTGCTTCCCAGCCCTTTATGTTTGGGGTGCTCATAAAGTCAAGATGGTCAACGGGATTGTCAATGGGGTTGGGGCGGTCTATGGAGTTGAGTGATCTTGGAGTCGGGGTGGCCAATGGGGTCAAATGGCCATTGGGATTGCCAGTAGAGTTGGGTTGACCAATGGCAGTTGAGTGATCATGGGGTCCCATGAGGCTGAGGTAGGTGGTGGGGTGGCTGATGGGGTTCGGGTCGATTATGAGATTGACAGTGAGGTTGAGGTGGCCAATGGGTTCGATGTTGTTGGTGGGGTTGGAGTGGCCAGTGGGATTGCTGATCAGGTTGTGGTTGCCAACAGGTTGTCAAAGGCATTGGGGTGGCTGGTAGTGTTAAGGTGACTGATAGGATGCAGCGGTCATGAGGCTGGGGTAACAAGTGGGAGTGGAGGAGGCCAGTGGGGTGGCCAATGGGGTTGGAGATGGAGTAGACATGGGTTTTTACATTCTCTCCACAGCTGTACCTCGATTCCTATGGTCttccacagcagccagcagtaaCCTCCAAAATAAATCTCCCCCAGAGATTCTCAAGATCCTCCTGGCTGCTTTCCTTGCTGGGCTCCAAGCTCACTCACCCAGCTGAAGTGCAATGGTGTAACAGCTCTGAtgtctgctgcagggctgctgatGGACAAGGTTTTCACCCGCTCCAGAGAATGGCCGTGCATCCCCTCGCAGCTACTTCGCATCGGCCTTTGGAtagggtggaaaaaaagaaatggaaaccaCTTGATGCTTCCTTGTTTCTGCAGGGGgagggaattttttttataatgtcaGATTCTATTTTGTATGCAACTTGAACTGCCTATGGGAACAGTGGTGTATGAAGACTTATTTTTGTACGAGAAACCTTAGGGAAAAGGGTTAAGGAGGTAGCTCTATTTTCAGTCCAATTCCCTTgttcttgaacactgccagctgGAATGTTTGGGGAATATACACCGTTTAGATGaaagggtttgtttgtttttctttctccaaacaCTTTACTAAAGGACTGCAACCTTTTGTTGCGTCTCACTGTGGTGTCTGACTCTGCCTGGTGTGAAGGTTCACttctctgaaaactgaagttgttttgttgtttttgttttgtttttttttgtttttttttaaatgtattgaaGGCATTTTTGTATGCACTTGCTAGGATTTCTTAAGTCATACATACgcagtttttaaaaagagtatcatattttatgtaaattgactttataaataaaattctaTTTATAAATggtttctgggctgcaaggtaTATATATCTATCAAGTTAACACCTGCCTGAGGACAGACAGTGCCCTGGGCTGTATCCATATGCTAAAGGCAAtaaggagcagcacagcatcacaCCACATTTTCTTATTGCCACTTGTAGCGCTGCCCACTTCGCATAGACGGGCTAGAGGGGAGAAATAGGTGGCTCCAGGGCTGGCAGCTCATCTCCTTGGTGGAGACCACCACTTC contains the following coding sequences:
- the ASCL2 gene encoding achaete-scute homolog 2; the encoded protein is MNGGAPPPPPAAASRCRRRPASPELLRCKRRLAFASLSGGGTAAAAVARRNERERNRVRLVNLGFAALRQHVPHGTASKKLSKVETLRSAVEYIRALQRLLDEHDAAAAFPDGRAGRSAGRAAVGESGGGSGYSSASPCSSEESGYEPVLSPEEQELLDFTSWLGSY